The Spirosoma radiotolerans genome has a window encoding:
- a CDS encoding aspartate/glutamate racemase family protein: protein MQSKKKLGIIGGMGARAGANFFQKLIDYSPAAKDQDFIEVIMHSNSMIPDRTRAIAYDECSPLNELIRSVKMLNACEVDLIVLTCNTAYFYYRDFIYHSDAPILNPAHLLRQFVEENDFRSIGLLGTTGTMNSRIFCNELEAINRRVVRLSKWEQENIFMRSVYMENGLKSSVISEEAIDLMYQAANLLISRGADLIVGGCSEVSIALQPDLLPLPYIDTMDLMAKTSVRVCYGHQSTTHKPLLYHGLQTN from the coding sequence ATGCAATCTAAAAAAAAGCTTGGAATCATTGGAGGAATGGGCGCCAGGGCCGGGGCCAACTTTTTTCAAAAGCTCATCGATTATTCACCTGCCGCCAAAGACCAGGACTTCATCGAAGTCATTATGCACAGCAATTCCATGATTCCCGACCGGACCCGGGCTATTGCTTACGATGAATGTTCGCCTTTGAATGAGCTGATCCGGTCGGTTAAGATGCTCAACGCGTGTGAGGTGGATCTGATTGTGCTAACCTGCAACACGGCTTATTTCTATTATAGAGATTTTATCTATCATTCAGATGCGCCGATCCTTAACCCTGCCCACCTGCTGCGTCAGTTTGTTGAAGAAAACGACTTCAGGAGCATTGGCCTTTTAGGAACCACCGGCACGATGAACTCCAGAATCTTCTGCAATGAACTGGAAGCCATTAATCGCCGGGTAGTGCGACTCAGCAAGTGGGAGCAGGAAAACATTTTCATGAGATCGGTTTACATGGAAAATGGGCTGAAATCCTCGGTTATTTCTGAGGAAGCTATCGACCTGATGTACCAGGCTGCCAACCTGCTCATCAGCCGAGGGGCTGATCTTATTGTGGGCGGCTGTTCAGAAGTGTCCATTGCCCTGCAGCCTGACTTACTGCCGCTGCCCTATATTGATACGATGGATCTGATGGCTAAAACCTCAGTCCGGGTGTGTTACGGACATCAATCAACTACTCACAAACCCTTACTTTATCATGGTTTACAAACTAATTGA